From Rudanella lutea DSM 19387, a single genomic window includes:
- a CDS encoding nitrite/sulfite reductase yields the protein MSIAFSDNVSAAAQRDILDLQKKISTFYSGQMTDEQFRKFRLARGVYGQRQPGVQMIRIKLPYGRITADQLVRIAHVSDRYATGNLHATTRQDIQLHFVKLADSPLLWAELEDAGITLKEACGNTVRNVTGSARAGVDPEEPFDISPYAQAIFEYFLRNPICQEMGRKFKISVSSSEKDSAYGYMHDIGLIPRVQDGKRGFKVLLGGGLGAQPFAAQAVTEFIEEDRAIPFIEAVIRVFDRYGERTKRHKARMKYLLNDIGLDEFRNRIAEEWPALKNKTLAVDTTAPSSSDGYAPRPEVSGYQLETEDTKLKHWFRTNVFEQKQAGWYGVQLRVQVGDMSSDTARALAELVKTYAADDIRVTVNQGYLLRFVRPEDLTALYAGLDALGLATPGFDTTADITTCPGTDTCNLAISSSYGITRALETMMHAEFPDIIYNNDIKIKISGCMNGCGQHSVANIGFHGSSVKNGAAVMPALQVLLGGGFNGAGEGQIGDKVVKIPTKRGPDALRLLLQDYEANSFEGEYFNDYYGRQGKNYFYALLKPLADLKLVTANDFIDWDHTEQFTTEVGVGECAGVMIDLVATTLEEAAEKLTWAREAQAENRPADAIYHAYNVFITGAKAALMSRDVNTNTQHGIVADFDRTFVGEEGFHALEGEFKALVFSINKQEPSEAFAADFIAKAEQFREAVLAYRERQIALEGMPHLQELVQAQDS from the coding sequence ATGTCAATTGCCTTTTCGGATAACGTCAGTGCAGCCGCCCAACGCGACATTCTCGACCTCCAGAAGAAGATCAGTACCTTTTACAGCGGTCAGATGACCGACGAGCAGTTCCGCAAGTTCCGACTGGCTCGCGGGGTGTATGGACAGCGGCAGCCCGGTGTGCAAATGATCCGTATCAAGCTACCCTACGGGCGCATCACGGCCGATCAGTTGGTACGTATTGCCCATGTTTCGGACCGGTACGCTACGGGTAACCTCCACGCCACTACCCGGCAGGATATTCAGCTCCACTTTGTCAAATTAGCCGACTCTCCCCTGCTTTGGGCCGAACTCGAAGACGCGGGCATCACCCTGAAAGAAGCCTGCGGCAATACCGTACGGAACGTGACGGGTTCAGCCCGCGCCGGTGTCGACCCAGAGGAGCCATTCGATATTTCGCCCTACGCACAGGCTATTTTTGAGTACTTCCTCCGCAACCCGATTTGCCAGGAGATGGGCCGTAAATTTAAGATTTCGGTTTCGTCGTCGGAGAAAGATTCGGCCTACGGCTACATGCACGACATCGGCCTGATTCCGCGCGTACAAGACGGCAAGCGGGGCTTTAAAGTATTACTCGGCGGTGGCCTTGGAGCGCAGCCATTTGCCGCCCAGGCAGTGACCGAGTTTATCGAAGAAGACCGGGCCATCCCGTTCATCGAAGCGGTCATCCGGGTATTCGATCGGTACGGCGAACGCACCAAACGGCACAAGGCCCGGATGAAATACCTGCTCAACGATATTGGTCTCGACGAGTTTCGGAACCGGATTGCCGAAGAGTGGCCCGCCCTCAAAAACAAAACGCTGGCAGTTGACACCACGGCCCCGTCGAGCAGCGACGGGTACGCACCCCGCCCTGAGGTTTCGGGGTATCAGCTCGAAACCGAAGATACCAAACTGAAGCACTGGTTCCGTACCAACGTGTTTGAGCAGAAACAGGCGGGCTGGTACGGCGTGCAATTGCGCGTACAGGTGGGCGATATGTCGTCGGATACGGCACGGGCCCTGGCGGAGCTGGTAAAAACCTACGCGGCCGACGATATTCGGGTGACGGTCAATCAGGGCTATCTGCTCCGGTTTGTGCGCCCCGAAGACCTCACGGCCTTGTACGCCGGCCTCGATGCCCTCGGGCTGGCAACGCCGGGCTTTGATACCACAGCCGACATTACCACCTGCCCCGGCACGGATACCTGCAATCTGGCAATTTCGAGCAGCTACGGCATCACGCGGGCTCTCGAAACGATGATGCACGCCGAGTTTCCCGACATTATTTACAACAACGACATCAAGATCAAAATCAGCGGGTGCATGAACGGCTGCGGGCAGCACTCGGTGGCCAATATTGGTTTTCACGGCTCATCGGTGAAAAACGGTGCGGCCGTCATGCCCGCCCTGCAGGTGTTGCTCGGCGGTGGATTTAACGGTGCGGGCGAGGGCCAGATTGGGGATAAAGTCGTGAAGATTCCGACCAAACGCGGCCCCGACGCTCTGCGGCTTCTGCTCCAGGATTACGAGGCAAACAGCTTTGAGGGCGAGTACTTCAACGATTACTACGGGCGGCAGGGCAAAAACTATTTCTACGCCTTGCTCAAACCCCTGGCCGACCTGAAATTGGTTACCGCCAACGATTTTATCGACTGGGATCATACCGAACAATTCACCACCGAAGTAGGTGTGGGCGAGTGTGCCGGTGTGATGATCGACCTGGTAGCCACTACGCTGGAAGAAGCCGCCGAGAAACTGACGTGGGCCCGTGAGGCACAAGCCGAAAACCGCCCCGCCGACGCCATCTACCACGCGTACAACGTGTTTATCACAGGGGCCAAAGCCGCCCTGATGAGCCGCGACGTTAACACGAATACCCAACACGGTATCGTGGCCGATTTTGACCGGACGTTTGTGGGCGAAGAAGGGTTCCACGCCCTCGAAGGTGAGTTTAAGGCATTGGTTTTCAGCATTAACAAGCAGGAACCATCCGAAGCATTTGCCGCCGATTTTATTGCGAAAGCCGAACAATTCCGGGAGGCTGTGCTGGCGTATCGGGAGCGTCAGATTGCCCTCGAAGGCATGCCGCACTTGCAGGAGCTGGTACAAGCGCAGGATAGTTAA
- the cobA gene encoding uroporphyrinogen-III C-methyltransferase, translated as MKLTLVGAGPGDPELITLKAVRALQEADVVMYDALVAPELLDYCRPDALQVYVGKRKGAYSCMQEDINPLIVHYARQYGHVVRLKGGDPFVFGRGYEEAQFARQHGLEVALVPGISSSYAVPSSAGVPLTSRGVSESFWVVTGTTKDGQLSRDLHLAAQSSATVVVLMGMHQLSKITDLFASVGKSDLPVAIIQNGTTADERVVLGRVSTICERVEAAGVGNPAVIVLGEVAGLPLADWQNRIETLSVSGDQAAS; from the coding sequence ATGAAATTGACACTCGTAGGCGCTGGACCCGGCGACCCTGAACTGATTACCTTAAAAGCCGTGCGGGCTTTGCAGGAAGCGGATGTCGTGATGTACGATGCGCTCGTAGCTCCCGAACTGCTCGACTATTGCCGCCCCGATGCCCTTCAGGTGTACGTGGGTAAGCGCAAGGGTGCCTACTCGTGTATGCAGGAAGACATCAACCCGCTTATTGTGCACTATGCCCGGCAGTACGGCCATGTGGTTCGGCTCAAAGGGGGCGACCCATTTGTGTTTGGGCGCGGCTACGAAGAAGCACAGTTTGCCCGGCAACACGGGCTGGAGGTAGCTTTGGTGCCGGGCATTTCGAGTAGCTACGCGGTGCCTTCGTCGGCGGGTGTACCGCTCACAAGCCGGGGTGTATCCGAAAGCTTTTGGGTTGTGACGGGCACGACGAAAGACGGTCAGCTTTCGCGCGATCTGCATCTGGCAGCTCAGTCGTCGGCTACGGTAGTGGTGCTGATGGGTATGCACCAACTTTCTAAAATCACCGACCTGTTTGCCAGCGTTGGCAAGAGCGATTTGCCCGTGGCCATTATTCAGAACGGTACAACCGCCGACGAACGGGTTGTACTGGGGCGGGTTTCGACGATTTGCGAGCGAGTCGAAGCGGCCGGTGTGGGCAACCCGGCTGTTATTGTACTGGGCGAGGTAGCGGGACTGCCGCTCGCCGACTGGCAAAACCGAATCGAGACGCTAAGTGTGTCGGGCGATCAGGCTGCGTCGTAA